One genomic segment of Hordeum vulgare subsp. vulgare chromosome 2H, MorexV3_pseudomolecules_assembly, whole genome shotgun sequence includes these proteins:
- the LOC123425484 gene encoding LOB domain-containing protein 37-like encodes MRGSERAAVSTSTSGMSCNGCRVLRKGCNDACMLRPCLLWIEGADAQGHATIFAAKFFGRAGLMSFLTAVPESQRPAVFQSLLYEAAGRTINPVGGAVGLLWAGSWHLCEAAVQTVLRGGAIRPLPELAGGVPEGGVGGSDLFASSSRRAVVGCSTYSMAKRVTPRKTWAPEAASHHQEPSCDLGLFLTPGSAAAAEGERRARRAGTPSMSSDGSVTTTAGAGADGDKEPELLNLFV; translated from the exons ATGAGAGGGAGTGAGCGGGCGGCGGTGTCAACGTCGACGTCGGGGATGAGCTGCAACGGCTGCCGCGTGCTGCGCAAGGGGTGCAACGACGCCTGCATGCTGCGCCCGTGCCTGCTCTGGATCGAGGGCGCCGACGCCCAGGGCCACGCCACCATCTTCGCCGCCAAGTTCTTCGGCCGCGCCGGGCTCATGTCCTTCCTCACCGCTGTCCCCGAGTCGCAGCGCCCAG CCGTGTTCCAGTCGCTGCTGTACGAGGCGGCGGGGCGGACGATCAACCCGGTGGGCGGCGCGGTGGGGCTGCTCTGGGCGGGGAGCTGGCACCTCTGCGAGGCTGCGGTCCAGACCGTGCTCCGGGGCGGCGCCATACGCCCGCTGCCGGAGCTCGCGGGCGGCGTCCCAGAAGGCGGTGTCGGTGGCAGCGATCTCTTCGCCTCCTCTTCCAGGCGCGCCGTGGTGGGGTGCTCCACGTACTCGATGGCAAAGCGGGTGACGCCGAGGAAGACCTGGGCGCCGGAGGCCGCGTCCCACCACCAGGAGCCCTCCTGCGATCTCGGGCTTTTCCTCACCCCCGGATCGGCCGCAGCGGCGGAGGGGGAAAGGCGGGCGAGGCGGGCCGGCACGCCGTCGATGAGCTCCGACGGTTCCGTGACCACGACCGCTGGCGCAGGCGCCGACGGCGACAAGGAGCCGGAGCTGCTGAATCTTTTTGTTTAA